The Trichomycterus rosablanca isolate fTriRos1 unplaced genomic scaffold, fTriRos1.hap1 scaffold_180, whole genome shotgun sequence genomic interval tcttttaatgttgatgattataactgacaactaatgaaaaccccaaattcagtatctcagaaaattagaatattgtgacaaggtacaatattgaagacacctggtgccacactctaatcagctaattaactcaaaacacctgcaaaggcctttaaatggtctctcagtctagttctgtatgctacacaatcatggggaactgctgacttgacagttgtccaaaagacgaccattgacaccttgcacaaggagggcaagtcacaaaaggtcattgctaaagaggctggctgttcacagagctctgtgtccaagcacattaatagagaggcgaagggaaggaaaagatgtggtaggaaaaagtgtacaagcaatagggataaccgcaccctggagaggattgtgaaacaaaacccattcaaaaatgtgggggagattcacaaagagtggactgcagctggagtcagtccttcaagaaccaccacacacagacgtatgcaagacatgggtttcagctgtcgcattccttgtgtcaagccactcttgaacaagagacagcgtcagaagcgtctcgcctgggctaaagacaaaaaggactgctgagtggtcccaagttatgttctctgatgaaagtaaattttgcattacctttggaagagaaggagaggcacagaatccacgttgcttgaggtccagtgtaaagtttccacagtcagtgatggtttggagtgccatgtcatctgctggaaTAAGGGACCAAATGCCTTAGCAACAGCCCTGAATGTGTGTTGATAAGAGCATAAGGTGATATTTACCAAAAAACTACATATCTCGTTCTGTAATGAAATGGTTAACTATCATATAATATTGCACAGATAACTGAAGACGAATCAAGTGCCCAAGAATGGTGCCCAATTTATCTAGGCACAATGTTAACCATTTCATTTTCTAATATCAATAAGTTAAATTCAGTTCAGTACTTCATGTGTTCTTAATTTGGAATTCAttctaattaaaagaaaaagtgtTAACCCCTAGAGCAACAGTTTACAACAATGGAGCGGGGACCCCACATGAGGTCACCTGAGAagagattttaattattttaacagcTAAATCTAACCAatttcattaaataataaaatatgattaGCATTTTATAAATCTGAATGTCAGGTACATGAGGTTTGATCGTACAGTCTGTTTGTCCACATGTGCTGGATTACAATATGCGCAGTTTATTAATACAATGAATCTATTAAGATCTATTATGATTaacatacaaaattgtccatgactgtgtttgacattatagacttgaactgatgaattttgtgtaaccagtaattacctgtccttttatgaatgtaaccaaagggtgtaaaaacatgatgttctatctatttcctcggctgctcccgtttaGGGGTTGCAGGCGGaccgtgatccgcattattattattattattattttttattattattattatttttttaatttctccccctttagcgcatccaattgtccaattagtatcgtgcttcctctctgtctatgccgaaccctgccctgacagaggagatcgaagctaacccatatcccctccgaaacactggcagcagccggatgcatctttgccatccacacattgatgagtttggcgccacctagcgctgcatgcggagagacacaccctaagggcaccctccctcatctcttgtgtaggcgcctcttaatcagccggcagagatcgtaatcgcattctgacagagagagacccaacCCCTCCGGTCTCCAATCCCACCCCCCacctaaacaacaggccaatctttgttcatatagccacccagccttCGACCggctgaaggcagagctggaatcgaaacgacgcactttcgaaatccagctctggttgcagcgcatgtttttactgctgcgccacctgagcggcatgatccgcattattgatttggcacagttcttATGCCGGATGCCTgttctgacacaaccctccctatttatctgggcttgggaccggcactacaatgcactggtttatgcatcctagaggcttggtatctataggacaattcagtgtctccaattagcctggctgcatgtttttggactgtgggaggaaaccggagcacccggaggaaacccacgcagacagggggagaacatacaaacttcacacagaaaggacacggaccttcttgctgtgaggcatcagtgctacccaccatgccgccctgtaaaaacatgatgttaaaatcctaaaaaataaaatatgaaataattctgcttttcctgacacaaccctcctatttgtaTCTAATCTTGGGCTTGGAACTGAGAGCGTACTGAAAAATGCACCTCCTAATGACTATTcagtcatatttttaattcattacatgaaaactgacatttctgactctttggttttacttttaatcagtatagcttatagcttataaaaatcaaaaatccaggatatcacatgtaaattatatgaacatattacatgtaaattaaaaacagcttgaaacacgtgtaatgaatatacaatttgacagtttacattaaattatgaacaaaaatattacttcatgatatctaattgcaagaaaagcggtagaaagacagttgggtagtttttttccgactcggacacagcactgtggtatattgaaaatacgaggggtctcagccaacttggacccggatgtgacgtttcataaggtcgacacgtcacgaCTTAACAAGCGGATAGGAATCAAAACCACTGTGATCTGCCCAGCAACAGAGAAGCATGTGAAGAAATACCTGCGCCAGGAGACCTTCCTCATCAACGAAACTGAGGATGATTATCGTTCCATCACTCTTCCTCACATAACCCAACAAAGCTTCAGTGTGCAGGTTGGTCTTCTTCACATTATCACACCTGCTTCTATCATTTCCTCCAAAGTAGTGCATCATGTTGTGTTGTTGGTCAGTGactacagggcggcacggtggcttagtgggtagcactgtcgcctcacagcaagaaggtcctgggttcgatccccaggtggggcggtctaggcctttctgtgtggagtttgcatgttctccccgtgtctgcgtgggtttcctccgggtgctccagtttcctcccacagtccaaagacatgcaagtgaggtgaaatggagatacaaaactgtctgtgtttgacattaaacctgtgaagtgatgaatcttgtgtaatgagtacagtgatggcatagttaccttgaaaaagtaatctgatttatGATaatgattactcctttaaaaagtaacttagttactttattgattacttgattttaaaagtaactaagtaagttagattacaagttactttattagttacattcagcagctgccgacACCCCCCGCCGCCTCAACGTAAAAATGACAACCAGTTTTGCCAATACTCACTTTATTGGAAGTTTTTAACAGTAACAATGTATCTCCTGACATTTAAAGTTGAACTGAAAAACTATTTCCTGAAAAAAATActtgtttttataaaatataaaatctttaGCTGACACATTCAAAATAGTGCCTGTATTTCCAGCTAGAAAACGCGCATCTCTCTCCTCCCTCCATTGTTTACGTTTGTGTCGTTGCGTGGTATTACACGTGAGTTGTCCTCATGCTGAAaacgtgacttaattgtcgcataggccagacgtcactccccgagacacaagaagaaagcaaaaatatatctttttactaaggaaaatgacaaaaatagtaacgcacagtaacttggataagtaactttaatctgattactggattggaaatagtaacgcgtaagattacttgttactgaaaaatgtggtcagattagagtaacgcgttactgacatcagtgaatgagtaactaccgttcctgtcatgaatgtaaccgaagagtgtaaaacatgacgttaaaatcccaataaacaaacatacctgactacggatcagaaggttgctgattcaaaccccaccactgccaagttgctatcGTTGGGCCAACGAACATGGCCCCGAACCCTACACTGCTCATATTGCATTTgagcagaaatgtaaatgtgttagaCCTGTACTTCATAAGGTGCATTTTTGTTCTGCAGTGGGTTTACAACATTCTGGAAAAGAAAGCTGAAGCTGACAGGATTGTGTTTGAAGATCCAGACCCTCATGTCGGCTTTGTCCTCCTGCCAGATTTTAAATGGGACCAGAAGCAGGTGAGTGAATGCTTTAGCATTTTCTAAGTTGTGACCCTCAGGTGGTGCAGAAGTAAAATACACTAACCCACTTCTGATGAGAGCCAGGGTTCAAAGCTCAGCattgctatcggccagtcaggtgtctgcaaagacataattggctacgTCTGAGGCGTGGAGAGGGGGGTGGGGTCTTAGTGCCAGTCCTGAACCCATATTAAAAGAAGGattgtgtcagaaagggcatccagtgtaaaaactgtgctaaaTCTGGTATGCAGACtagaatgatccgctgtggcgaaACCTAAATACGGGAGCTGACGAGAAAGATGTGTTTTCTTAGCTAAATCAAGATATAAGGACAAATACAGCATTCATTTAATATCAGAGTTACAGATTTACTGCTTCATGTAATAatttgaaatgtttatttaattcttcttctttttcagcTGGAGGATTTATATCTGATTGCCATTGTACATCGGCGGGACCTGAAGAGTTTAAGAGATCTTACTCCAGACAATCTTCCTTTATTAAGAAACATCCTTGAAAAGGGGGTGGTaagtcatttcatttcattttatgttttaccccagctttatcttggtctgggtcatggtggatccagtttccccagaatcactgggtgcaaagcagtAACTTACCCCGGATAGGAGGCCAATCCACCCTTGGCTATCTCCCCCTTTTcatacatagccaatcatgtttgtatgtagatgcctggccatcCGATAGTCTCTCTGGatatttaaattctaaattccagtgatagtgggctagtgtaatttagtgCCTGGAGTGGTAAGTACTAAAGAATACTGACACAAATATTTACCAAGACATAAATTAATTGTGTCAAAAAGTAAACTTgccatattttataaatatgtgCAGTGCAAGCCAATTAAATTATGTTACAATACTAATTGTGACCTGTTTAATTAATATGGGGTATTGTCATATTTGGCAAAAAATAAGGCTGTCAGATAAAAATGTATCTGGATTTTCcaaatctttccacaatattatgaatagtagatggtgaaagactagtTAAGTAAGCGAAGAAAATGTTAAAActgctttttattaaaatgcatcACTACTTTCACAGGAAGCCATTGGGAAGAAGTACAATGTTCCCTCGTCTAAGCTGCGGATGTACCTGCACTACCAGCCGTCCTACTACCACATCCATGTGCACTTCACCTCTCTAGATTATGAAGCTCCAGGATGTGGAGTAGAGAGAGCACATCTGCTTACAGATGTTATACAGAACCTGCAGGTCCAACCTGAGTATTACCAAAAACGCACCCTCACCTTCCCCATACGGGCAGATGATGCACTGCTGACCAAGTTCAGAGAAGCAGGAAAGATTTagctgctttgtgtgtgtgtgtgtgtgtgtgtgtgtgggtgtgtggaggGTGAGGGTTTGTTTTTCTAAATCAGACTaggattaaaattttaacatccTGACCCCAGTGTTCTTTGGAAATATGAGGACTATACAGAGAAGTCATTCATGCAACAATATGTAGATTTTGTGTGGCACACAGTGCAGTGGGTAGCGGgtatgggtttgattccccaatCAGGCAGGCAGGGTTTGGGGTTCCTTTCTGTTTGGGGTTTGCATGATCTCCCTttgtctaaagacatgcagtcaggtcagctATTTAactgccctaggtgtgagtgtgtgtctgccctgtgatggactggtgtttTCTGCccttcgcccaatgaatcagacccaccatgacccagaccaggataaagcggtggcaaaacacagtgaatgaatgaatagattttGTCATAATTTCAGAAATCCTGCAGTGTTTAATAGAAATTTTTTTTGTACAATAAAGACGCTTTGAGTGgtttatcattttaaatgtaggtaTACAAAGTCTGAATGGCTTCATGATGTGAATTCATTTTGTGGTAAAGCCAAAGCTTTGTGGTTTCTGGGCCTCATACTGAGAGTCGAGAACTCTTCTGAAGAGATTATGTCCAAAACGAATGTTCCAGTATGCCAGTTAAATCAGACTAAAGACTTTGTCCGTTCTCTGAAATTTCTGATCCCCCCcagttttctcccctaatctagtcgtgtccaattaccttgattgcgtcctctatactgattcgacccttcaccgctgactgaggacgcctctcaactgacatacgccccctctggcacgtacagtcagtacagactgcatttttcacctgcacgagtcgagttcatacaccgacgggcactgtgtacggagggccacacccccatgagcgttattcctcagccctgtgcaggcaccatcagtcagccagcacgggccgcagttgcaccagttatgaggacctatgatccgacttttttttttacccctaaccctgaacaacagccaatcgttgttcatgcagccgcccagcccagtcggaaaggcagagctgagattcgatacgatgtagtcgaaaccccaactctggtgtgctagtgtatttaaCTGTACTTAAAGTTCTGTCAGATTTTACCACATGATCCAGTGTATATCATGAAAAAGCTGATCAGGTGTGGAATCTACTTATACCAAAAGTTGGCCATGACCTTTACCTGCAGACTTTCTAAACCCACTTATGTTTCAACACCATGGGACTTCAATCCAGATTAGCAGCAACACTGTCTCCAACTtcagcacacaaacttaaactccttttaaatgtattgtttagaAATAGGCATACCATTTGTTTCAGTTCTCTCAAATACACTGATGTACTTTTTGCATAATGGGTAACACTGTGTATCTCCAGCACAAATGCATGTTCCCCTTAGAAAAAAGGTTCTGTTgtgtatgtagtttataatcgtAAAAAATAAGCAAGATTTATTGGAGATTAGTGCTAACTGCTGATCAGGTAGCAGCTAGGATAATTAATGTTAGTTTTT includes:
- the LOC134306009 gene encoding m7GpppX diphosphatase-like, with product VDTSRLNKRIGIKTTVICPATEKHVKKYLRQETFLINETEDDYRSITLPHITQQSFSVQWVYNILEKKAEADRIVFEDPDPHVGFVLLPDFKWDQKQLEDLYLIAIVHRRDLKSLRDLTPDNLPLLRNILEKGVEAIGKKYNVPSSKLRMYLHYQPSYYHIHVHFTSLDYEAPGCGVERAHLLTDVIQNLQVQPEYYQKRTLTFPIRADDALLTKFREAGKI